A genomic region of Alicyclobacillus sp. SO9 contains the following coding sequences:
- a CDS encoding DUF2231 domain-containing protein encodes MVSAIIHLFPATIHPMVVHFTIAIIYLAGLAGLAGLIFRRDNMYPRVFLILLAFSILATLAAGVAGVISESYAHITPTVAKILATHKKYGEFTGVLVVIGFVLQAWKWWNKGEDAKVSLPAFFFTVVAVIMVSLTGHLGGMMVYHHALGVTG; translated from the coding sequence ATGGTTTCGGCCATCATTCATCTGTTTCCCGCCACGATTCACCCAATGGTTGTTCACTTTACCATTGCTATCATTTACTTAGCTGGTTTAGCTGGATTGGCGGGACTGATTTTTAGAAGAGATAACATGTATCCGAGGGTGTTCTTAATTTTATTGGCGTTCTCAATTCTGGCAACACTGGCTGCCGGAGTTGCCGGTGTGATTAGTGAGTCATACGCGCACATCACGCCAACGGTCGCAAAAATTCTCGCGACTCATAAGAAGTACGGCGAATTCACAGGTGTTTTGGTTGTTATCGGCTTTGTGCTTCAGGCGTGGAAGTGGTGGAACAAAGGCGAGGACGCTAAAGTGTCGCTGCCAGCCTTCTTCTTCACAGTTGTAGCAGTCATCATGGTAAGTTTAACGGGTCACCTAGGCGGAATGATGGTCTATCACCATGCGTTGGGTGTAACAGGTTAA
- a CDS encoding LacI family DNA-binding transcriptional regulator — MEVTIKSVAKEAGVSISTVSRVVNAPEGVRDETKRRVLDAMEKLDYRPNAVARSLSSKRTRTLGLIVPNVSDFFVSELYKGVNRAATSRGMKVILYDSDSNQSRVVLGVEFMKEHRVDGIIVSSDYIPSAHDNMLKRLKIPVVLTLTESPSAELPSFKTDDVGAAFDTVKYLVSRGHTKIAMISGHLKDEVSGKSRFNGYQMALKHFNINYDERLVAYGDWRYQHGYAAMTDLLANRAEVKFTAVFAASDEMAVGAMRCLYDNNLRVPEDISVVGFDDIAMADMVTPKLTTVRQSFEQIGSEAVHYIIDLLEGKSRPANGGSHYIPYQVIGRESVTVISDEALD, encoded by the coding sequence ATGGAGGTTACCATTAAATCTGTCGCAAAAGAAGCTGGCGTATCCATCTCCACAGTCTCCCGAGTCGTGAATGCGCCTGAGGGCGTGCGGGACGAAACCAAAAGACGTGTCCTAGACGCGATGGAGAAGTTGGACTACAGGCCAAACGCAGTTGCAAGGAGCCTCAGTTCGAAAAGAACTCGCACTCTGGGGCTGATTGTCCCAAACGTAAGTGATTTTTTCGTGAGTGAACTGTACAAGGGTGTCAACAGGGCCGCAACCAGCCGAGGAATGAAAGTCATTCTGTATGATTCAGACAGTAACCAAAGCCGTGTCGTGCTCGGTGTGGAATTCATGAAGGAGCATCGAGTCGACGGCATTATTGTCTCCAGCGACTACATCCCTTCGGCTCATGACAACATGTTAAAACGGCTCAAGATTCCTGTGGTGCTCACGTTAACAGAAAGCCCTTCTGCCGAGTTGCCGTCGTTCAAGACAGATGACGTAGGTGCCGCCTTTGACACAGTCAAATACCTTGTCTCACGGGGGCACACGAAAATTGCCATGATTTCCGGTCACCTGAAGGATGAAGTTTCTGGTAAATCTCGATTCAACGGATACCAAATGGCTTTAAAACACTTCAACATCAACTATGACGAGCGCCTCGTGGCATATGGAGATTGGCGCTATCAACACGGCTATGCGGCCATGACAGATTTGTTGGCAAACCGTGCTGAAGTGAAATTTACGGCAGTATTTGCTGCCAGTGATGAAATGGCCGTTGGAGCCATGCGTTGCCTCTATGACAACAACCTCCGCGTCCCCGAGGACATTTCAGTTGTTGGCTTTGATGATATCGCTATGGCGGACATGGTTACACCTAAATTAACTACAGTCAGGCAGTCTTTCGAACAAATCGGAAGTGAAGCAGTGCACTACATCATTGATCTCTTGGAAGGTAAGAGCAGGCCAGCCAACGGCGGGAGCCACTACATTCCTTACCAGGTTATTGGAAGAGAATCAGTGACTGTCATTTCGGATGAAGCTTTAGATTGA